A genomic region of Clostridia bacterium contains the following coding sequences:
- the yabP gene encoding sporulation protein YabP yields the protein MESRQHSLHLKDRSSLTASGVSHVDNYDEHTITMHTTLGVLTIKGENLNISNLNLNEGTLEVSGRVDELIYSEQQGKKAKGMLQRIFK from the coding sequence ATGGAAAGCCGTCAACACAGCTTGCACTTGAAAGACCGGAGCAGTCTGACTGCCAGCGGGGTGTCTCATGTAGATAATTATGACGAGCATACGATTACCATGCATACCACTTTGGGAGTTTTGACCATCAAAGGAGAGAATTTAAATATCAGCAACCTAAATCTCAATGAAGGAACTCTGGAGGTAAGCGGCCGGGTGGATGAATTGATTTACTCGGAGCAGCAGGGGAAAAAGGCCAAAGGGATGCTGCAAAGGATCTTTAAATAG
- the yabQ gene encoding spore cortex biosynthesis protein YabQ produces MKSVVPVLEQFQSFFFTVLIGLLLGFIVDGYRTLANRVPGKSALRMAGDILLWVFLAGLVFFLLLLNNWGEVRAYVLIGMAVGLMIYRRKCSSYVVRFWQTVFVAAGKLWRLAVALLLFPFRFMQKILFVPLGIVSMGLDWLWRLWRGILRRLGLSPRRWREKIKKLLRRRK; encoded by the coding sequence GTGAAGTCCGTGGTACCGGTGTTGGAACAATTCCAATCCTTTTTTTTTACGGTGCTGATAGGGCTGCTTCTCGGGTTTATCGTGGACGGGTACCGCACCTTGGCGAACCGTGTACCCGGCAAATCTGCCCTCCGGATGGCGGGGGATATCCTCCTCTGGGTGTTCTTGGCAGGACTGGTCTTTTTTTTATTGCTCCTCAATAACTGGGGGGAAGTTAGGGCCTATGTGTTGATCGGCATGGCCGTGGGTTTAATGATCTACCGCCGTAAATGTAGTTCCTATGTAGTTCGTTTCTGGCAGACGGTCTTTGTTGCAGCGGGAAAATTATGGAGATTAGCCGTCGCTCTTCTATTGTTCCCTTTTCGTTTCATGCAAAAGATCTTATTTGTGCCCCTGGGGATCGTAAGCATGGGGCTGGATTGGCTCTGGCGATTATGGCGGGGGATCCTGCGCCGCCTGGGTTTGAGCCCACGCCGGTGGCGAGAGAAGATCAAGAAATTGCTGCGCCGGCGAAAATAA
- a CDS encoding sigma-70 family RNA polymerase sigma factor, which produces MRMEIRGVEKLSFRERQVVALKEMGKSTEQIAKQLGLSTSTVATLYNRARSKGYEVVIIIPGAALGITDPDDEEA; this is translated from the coding sequence ATGCGCATGGAAATTCGGGGTGTGGAAAAATTAAGCTTTAGGGAACGGCAAGTAGTCGCATTAAAGGAAATGGGCAAGAGCACGGAACAAATCGCGAAACAGTTGGGGTTGAGCACCAGTACCGTAGCGACACTGTACAACCGGGCCAGGAGCAAAGGCTATGAAGTGGTCATCATTATACCCGGAGCAGCCCTTGGCATTACGGATCCGGATGATGAGGAGGCATAA
- a CDS encoding septum formation initiator family protein: protein MAGLKPLAPLTGDEEHGLPYPPVITSSRQKGQKKTRARWRSLIVLAVVFYILATLVGLKLELYQADRQLLELQQRKEQLLAEHQQLLQDKEKLNSPAYIERRAREALGLIKPGEKILTPAKPGQVLPLQLKGIDEIGD, encoded by the coding sequence GTGGCTGGTTTGAAACCTTTGGCACCCTTGACCGGGGATGAAGAGCACGGTTTACCATATCCCCCTGTCATTACCTCGTCCCGCCAAAAAGGGCAGAAGAAAACACGGGCACGCTGGCGCTCCCTGATCGTGCTGGCGGTGGTTTTCTATATCCTGGCCACTTTGGTAGGATTAAAACTGGAGTTGTATCAAGCGGACCGGCAGTTGCTGGAATTACAGCAGCGCAAAGAACAATTGCTGGCTGAACACCAGCAGCTTTTGCAGGACAAGGAAAAACTGAACAGCCCCGCCTACATAGAGAGAAGAGCCAGGGAAGCCTTAGGTTTAATTAAGCCCGGCGAAAAGATCTTAACCCCGGCGAAGCCCGGACAGGTCCTGCCTCTTCAGCTAAAGGGCATTGACGAGATCGGCGATTAG